One Sphingomonas sp. FARSPH DNA segment encodes these proteins:
- a CDS encoding D-alanine--D-alanine ligase, with the protein MNALHIAVLMGGWSAERPVSLMSGAGVADALEANGHRVTRIDMGRDVAARLAEAKPDLVFNALHGSPGEDGTVQGMLDLMGIPYTHSGLATSVIAIDKVLTKQALVPAGIPMPGGRVVKSADVFEADPIARPYVLKPVNEGSSVGVAIVTADGNYGDPIGRDVAGPWQEFDELLAEPYVRGRELTTAVLGNRALGVTELKPKNGWYDFDAKYTDGLTEHVCPADIPDIIADACKRLALEAHRLLGCKGASRSDFRWDDERGVDGLFLLEVNTQPGMTPLSLVPEQARHIGMSYEQLVQAIVDEALADARGRDG; encoded by the coding sequence ATGAACGCCCTCCACATCGCCGTGCTGATGGGCGGCTGGTCTGCCGAACGCCCGGTGTCGCTGATGTCGGGCGCCGGCGTCGCCGACGCGCTGGAGGCGAACGGCCATCGCGTCACGCGGATCGACATGGGTCGCGACGTCGCCGCGCGCCTTGCGGAGGCGAAGCCCGACCTCGTCTTCAACGCATTGCATGGATCGCCCGGCGAGGATGGCACGGTGCAGGGCATGCTCGACCTGATGGGCATCCCGTACACCCATTCGGGCCTCGCGACCTCGGTGATCGCGATCGACAAGGTGCTGACCAAGCAGGCGCTCGTCCCCGCCGGCATCCCGATGCCGGGCGGCCGCGTCGTCAAGTCCGCCGACGTGTTCGAAGCCGATCCGATCGCGCGGCCCTATGTTTTGAAGCCCGTCAACGAAGGATCGTCGGTCGGTGTCGCGATCGTCACCGCAGACGGCAATTACGGCGATCCGATCGGCCGCGATGTCGCGGGGCCGTGGCAGGAGTTCGACGAACTGCTCGCTGAACCCTATGTGCGCGGCCGCGAATTGACCACCGCGGTGCTCGGCAATCGCGCGCTGGGCGTTACCGAATTGAAGCCCAAGAACGGCTGGTATGACTTCGACGCCAAATATACCGACGGTCTGACCGAGCACGTCTGCCCTGCGGACATCCCCGACATTATAGCGGATGCGTGCAAGCGTCTGGCGTTGGAGGCGCATCGCCTGCTCGGCTGCAAGGGCGCGAGCCGGTCCGACTTCCGCTGGGACGACGAACGCGGCGTCGACGGCCTGTTCCTGCTCGAGGTGAACACACAGCCGGGCATGACGCCCTTGAGCCTCGTGCCCGAACAGGCGCGCCACATCGGCATGAGCTACGAACAGCTGGTGCAGGCGATTGTGGACGAAGCGCTCGCCGACGCGCGGGGCCGCGACGGATGA
- a CDS encoding cell division protein FtsQ/DivIB has product MSRTIKRGTPPRRPAPRKKQPVRKVGLFERAVGALPVSEATIRKAATWTITGAGVAGALAILTWIGIPGMIGSALAEGAGRAGFRVEQIEVTGLKRMDRMSVYAVALDQQSRAMPLVDLEAVREKLLRYGWIADAHVSRRLPDTLLIDIVERAPAAVWQDNGQLTLIDKDGVLLEPVRVDAMPDLPLVIGPGADRQEPQYQALIAAAPALKPRIKAATWIGNRRWDLTFDTGETLALPEDGAAAALLKFAELDGARPLLGKGWVRFDMRDPAKLVVRRPDASLVHALPDPSQIGEGATQPAEATAPATKTHTVASTQGAEG; this is encoded by the coding sequence ATGAGCCGCACGATCAAGCGCGGAACCCCGCCGCGCCGCCCCGCCCCGCGCAAGAAACAGCCCGTCCGCAAGGTCGGGCTGTTCGAGCGTGCGGTCGGGGCGTTGCCGGTCAGCGAGGCGACGATCCGCAAGGCGGCGACCTGGACGATTACCGGCGCCGGCGTCGCGGGCGCGCTGGCGATCCTCACCTGGATCGGTATCCCCGGCATGATCGGCAGCGCGCTCGCCGAAGGCGCGGGGCGCGCGGGGTTCCGCGTTGAGCAGATCGAGGTCACGGGCCTCAAGCGCATGGACCGGATGAGCGTCTACGCCGTCGCGCTCGACCAGCAGAGCCGCGCAATGCCGCTCGTCGATCTCGAGGCGGTCCGCGAAAAGCTGCTGCGCTACGGATGGATCGCCGACGCGCACGTGTCGCGCCGGCTGCCCGACACGTTGCTGATCGACATCGTCGAGCGTGCGCCGGCGGCGGTGTGGCAGGACAATGGCCAGCTGACGCTGATCGATAAGGACGGCGTGCTGCTGGAACCGGTGCGCGTCGACGCGATGCCCGATCTGCCTTTGGTCATCGGCCCCGGCGCCGACCGGCAGGAACCGCAATATCAGGCGCTGATCGCCGCCGCGCCCGCGTTGAAGCCGCGGATCAAGGCGGCGACGTGGATCGGCAATCGCCGCTGGGACCTGACCTTCGACACCGGCGAGACGCTGGCGCTGCCCGAAGACGGCGCGGCCGCCGCATTGCTCAAGTTCGCCGAGCTGGACGGCGCGCGGCCGCTGCTCGGCAAGGGCTGGGTGCGCTTCGACATGCGCGATCCGGCGAAGCTGGTCGTGCGGCGTCCGGATGCCAGCCTCGTGCACGCTCTTCCCGATCCCAGCCAGATCGGCGAAGGTGCGACGCAACCGGCGGAGGCGACGGCGCCGGCAACGAAAACGCACACGGTAGCGTCGACTCAGGGGGCTGAGGGATAA
- the murB gene encoding UDP-N-acetylmuramate dehydrogenase translates to MTTAEITLPSVRGRLTRDAPLAPLVWFKAGGAAEWLFEPADEDDLAAFLAALDPAVPVMALGLGSNLIVRDGGVPGVVVRLGKAFAKVAARDATTLRCGGGASGILVSSTARDAGIGGVEFLRSIPGTVGGFVRMNGGAYGREVKDVLVDADVVLRSGARRTLTLADLGYTYRHSALPAGAIVVAATFRGHPAEPAAVQAEMDRIAAAREASQPLRAKTGGSTFKNPDGHRAWALVDAAGCRGLRRGDAQVSEKHTNFLLNLGTATSADIEALGEEVRDKVKAHSGVTLEWEIQRVGVRA, encoded by the coding sequence GTGACGACGGCGGAGATCACCCTGCCGTCCGTCCGCGGCCGCCTGACGCGGGATGCGCCGCTCGCGCCGCTCGTCTGGTTCAAGGCCGGCGGCGCGGCCGAATGGCTGTTCGAACCGGCGGACGAGGATGATCTGGCGGCGTTTCTCGCCGCGCTCGACCCCGCGGTGCCGGTGATGGCGCTGGGGCTCGGCTCCAACCTGATCGTGCGCGACGGCGGCGTGCCGGGCGTCGTCGTGCGGCTGGGCAAGGCGTTCGCGAAGGTCGCGGCGCGCGATGCGACGACCCTACGCTGCGGCGGCGGGGCGAGCGGCATCCTTGTCTCCTCGACCGCGCGCGATGCGGGGATCGGCGGGGTCGAGTTCCTGCGCTCGATCCCCGGCACGGTCGGCGGGTTCGTGCGGATGAACGGCGGCGCCTATGGCCGCGAGGTGAAGGACGTGCTGGTCGACGCCGACGTCGTGCTGCGTTCGGGCGCGCGGCGGACGCTGACCCTCGCCGATCTGGGCTATACCTATCGCCACAGCGCGCTGCCCGCGGGCGCGATCGTCGTCGCGGCGACCTTCCGCGGCCATCCCGCCGAACCCGCCGCGGTGCAGGCGGAGATGGACCGGATCGCCGCCGCGCGCGAGGCGTCGCAGCCGCTGCGCGCGAAGACGGGCGGGTCGACGTTCAAGAACCCGGACGGGCACCGGGCCTGGGCGCTGGTCGATGCCGCCGGCTGTCGTGGCTTGCGCCGTGGCGATGCGCAGGTATCGGAGAAGCATACGAATTTCCTGCTCAACCTCGGCACGGCGACGAGCGCCGACATCGAGGCCCTGGGCGAAGAGGTACGCGACAAGGTGAAGGCGCATTCCGGGGTGACATTGGAGTGGGAAATCCAGCGGGTGGGGGTGCGCGCGTGA
- the ftsA gene encoding cell division protein FtsA — protein MAKVTPEGLITALDIGSSKVSAMIAQKGDGGELIVLGTGQRESRGVKRGYIADMGATEAAVREAVEQAERIAGINIENVWVGFSAGGLVSDVAEVEFELGGHRVEQQDIDALLAAGRNSIDPQGRMVLHAQPALYTLDGLTGVKKPLGLHADRLGVHIHVVAADGSPVRNLDLCVRSAHLEVKSIIAAPVATGLACLSEEERELGVALVEMGAGITNVSLFAGGMLVGLCSIPMGGQDITDDIASAFGTRRAQAERMKCFHGSANASPRDNHEMIPVVPIAAEDDAHGGMQITKAQLIGIVRQRLEHQMGEIRKALQQLKFEGPVGRQVVLTGGGAELKGVADYAQQALGRSVRIGRPRGLTALPEAHGGPAFATLAGLAFYAASDPIDLRGVAPQPQTVHRQKGLGMVRKLIQAARANY, from the coding sequence ATGGCGAAGGTCACACCGGAAGGACTCATCACCGCGCTCGACATCGGGTCGTCCAAGGTGTCGGCGATGATCGCGCAAAAGGGCGACGGCGGCGAGCTGATCGTGCTCGGCACCGGCCAGCGCGAAAGCCGCGGCGTCAAGCGCGGCTATATCGCCGACATGGGCGCGACCGAGGCGGCGGTGCGCGAAGCGGTCGAGCAGGCGGAGCGGATCGCCGGCATCAACATCGAGAACGTCTGGGTGGGCTTTTCCGCCGGCGGCCTCGTCAGCGACGTCGCGGAGGTCGAGTTCGAGCTGGGCGGGCACCGCGTCGAGCAGCAGGACATCGATGCGTTGCTGGCGGCGGGGCGCAATTCGATCGATCCGCAGGGGCGGATGGTGCTGCATGCGCAGCCCGCACTCTACACGCTCGATGGCCTCACCGGGGTCAAGAAGCCGCTCGGCCTCCATGCCGATCGCCTCGGCGTGCACATCCACGTCGTCGCCGCGGATGGCTCGCCGGTGCGCAACCTCGACCTGTGCGTCCGTTCCGCGCACCTGGAGGTGAAGTCGATCATCGCCGCGCCGGTCGCGACCGGCCTTGCCTGCCTGTCCGAAGAGGAGCGTGAACTGGGCGTCGCATTGGTCGAAATGGGGGCCGGGATCACCAACGTCTCGCTGTTCGCGGGCGGCATGTTGGTCGGCCTGTGCTCGATCCCGATGGGCGGGCAGGACATCACCGACGATATCGCCTCCGCCTTCGGCACCCGCCGCGCGCAGGCGGAGCGGATGAAATGCTTCCACGGTTCGGCCAATGCCTCCCCGCGCGACAATCACGAGATGATCCCGGTGGTGCCGATCGCCGCGGAGGACGACGCGCATGGCGGCATGCAGATCACCAAGGCGCAGCTGATCGGCATCGTTCGCCAGCGGCTGGAGCATCAGATGGGCGAGATCCGCAAGGCGCTGCAGCAGCTGAAGTTCGAGGGGCCGGTCGGGCGCCAGGTCGTGCTGACCGGCGGCGGTGCGGAGCTGAAGGGCGTCGCCGATTACGCGCAGCAGGCACTCGGCCGCTCGGTGCGCATCGGCCGTCCGCGCGGGCTGACCGCGCTGCCGGAGGCGCATGGTGGTCCCGCGTTCGCGACGTTGGCCGGTCTTGCCTTCTACGCCGCGTCCGATCCGATCGACCTGCGCGGCGTCGCGCCGCAGCCGCAGACGGTGCATCGGCAGAAGGGGCTGGGCATGGTGCGCAAGCTGATCCAGGCGGCGCGCGCCAATTATTGA